A genomic region of Magnolia sinica isolate HGM2019 chromosome 6, MsV1, whole genome shotgun sequence contains the following coding sequences:
- the LOC131249331 gene encoding ankyrin repeat-containing protein At2g01680-like, giving the protein MLEVDPSFSKLCDKERRTPLHSAAANGQVKVLEELLRRPDAETTHARTERGETTLHLCVKYNQFDAAKILVEKDKALVNMKDDQDNTVLHLAAARKQIQMLKLFLESGVDVNAQNIHGFTALDVLVHGPSEIGDMEISEIIVNAGCERGKKLTNKSKVENEPSNWNCFPCNRNKDKKKMLKRLNKRHNTLLLVATLIATVTFAAGVAPPGGVWSDPPSNHLSFYASPPSEQNLPGKAIHDNRNDRLEFKTFLVFDTIGLMASLSIILILISGLPLLNSCMTCILVITLWVAVTAMAMAFIFGTMLIVVSHDFSHILGCALIVWIGLMSIILICHCILAIFRLLKCLVCLVITCLRKCGICKKKENQSPGSGRNQNNVRQGCCLC; this is encoded by the exons ATGCTGGAGGTCGACCCTTCTTTCTCTAAACTCTGTGATAAGGAGCGAAGGACTCCTCTCCATTCTGCAGCAGCAAATGGCCAAGTTAAAGTATTGGAAGAACTTCTACGACGCCCTGATGCAGAAACCACTCATGCCCGAACAGAGAGAGGAGAGACAACTCTACATCTCTGCGTGAAGTATAACCAGTTCGACGCGGCTAAAATTTTGGTGGAAAAGGATAAGGCGCTGGTTAATATGAAGGATGATCAAGACAACACGGTCTTACACCTCGCAGCTGCCAGAAAACAAATTCAG ATGCTAAAGCTTTTTCTCGAATCAGGCGTGGATGTGAACGCCCAGAATATCCATGGTTTCACGGCACTTGATGTACTAGTACATGGTCCAAGCGAAATAGGAGACATGGAAATCAGCGAAATCATTGTGAACGCTGGATGTGAGAGAGGCAAAAAACTAACAAACAAAAGCAAGGTAGAAAATGAACCATCTAACTGGAACTGCTTCCCATGCAATAGGAACAAAGACAAGAAGAAAATGTTAAAAAGGCTAAACAAGAGGCACAATACACTTCTACTAGTTGCAACCTTGATTGCAACGGTGACCTTTGCAGCTGGGGTCGCCCCTCCTGGAGGAGTCTGGTCTgacccaccgtccaaccatttgtcaTTCTATGCTTCACCACCTTCTGAACAGAACTTACCAGGCAAAGCTATTCATGACAATCGTAATGATAGATTAGAGTTCAAGACATTCCTAGTTTTTGATACGATAGGGTTAATGGCATCACTCAGCATAATTCTCATTTTAATAAGCGGGTTGCCGCTCTTGAACAGCTGTATGACATGCATCTTGGTGATAACCTTGTGGGTGGCAGTAACCGCCATGGCGATGGCTTTCATTTTTGGCACCATGCTCATCGTCGTTTCCCACGACTTTTCCCACATATTAGGCTGTGCTCTTATAGTCTGGATTGGGCTAATGAGCATCATTCTCATATGCCATTGCATCCTTGCCATCTTTCGTCTACTCAAGTGTTTAGTGTGCTTGGTTATCACTTGCTTGAGGAAGTGTGGAATttgcaagaaaaaggaaaatcagTCACCAGGCAGCGGCCGCAATCAAAACAATGTTCGCCAAGGTTGTTGCCTTTGCTGA